The following are from one region of the Actinoplanes sp. L3-i22 genome:
- a CDS encoding 2-isopropylmalate synthase, with the protein MSNSRYVRPAAVDLPGRAWPSRTIDVAPRWLSTDLRDGNQSLVNPMTPDRKLAMFRLLVEMGFTEIEVGFPVASQDDHDFLRMLIERDLIPDDVRISVLVQARDELIRQTVESLAGARSATVHLYNATSPEFRRMVFGLSRSECKDLAVQGTRLFLKYADRTLADCDLGFQYSPEMFADTELDFSLEVCEAVMDVWQPGPDRPITLNFPTTVERNTPNVFADQIEWLDRNLSRREDVCLSVHPHNDRGTGVASAELAVLAGAQRVEGCLFGNGERAGNVCLVTLALNLHTHGVDPGLDLSDLNRIRRTVEWCNEMPVHPRHPYGGDMVYTAFSGSHQDAIKKGFDVRARALAEGADPDRLRWEIPYLPLDPHDVGRTYESVVRINSQSGKGGVAYVLSSRQGLELPRDLRIEFAATVQAAADERGREIAPAEIATMFLDEYASPRFVTVPVAFRKPVPTVLHVQGDGFAVGASRADALGDLEEHLASWGMQVHEVHRIGVSAADSRRDDVVVYAECRIGARRVWGMGTAADLDGAARAAVRSVITRALQGGASRRTPESRRWERAG; encoded by the coding sequence ATGAGCAACAGTCGCTACGTCCGCCCCGCGGCCGTCGACCTTCCCGGTCGCGCCTGGCCGTCCCGCACCATCGACGTCGCGCCCCGATGGCTGAGCACCGACCTGCGCGACGGCAACCAGTCGCTGGTCAACCCGATGACCCCGGACCGCAAGCTGGCGATGTTCCGGCTGCTGGTGGAGATGGGCTTCACCGAGATCGAGGTCGGCTTCCCGGTGGCCAGCCAGGACGACCACGACTTCCTGCGGATGCTGATCGAGCGCGACCTGATCCCGGACGACGTGCGCATCTCGGTGCTGGTGCAGGCCCGCGACGAGCTGATCCGGCAGACCGTGGAGAGCCTGGCCGGCGCCCGCTCGGCGACCGTGCACCTGTACAACGCGACCTCGCCGGAGTTCCGCCGGATGGTCTTCGGGCTGTCCCGCTCGGAGTGCAAGGACCTCGCGGTGCAGGGCACCCGGCTGTTCCTGAAGTACGCCGACCGCACGCTCGCCGACTGCGACCTGGGCTTCCAGTACTCGCCGGAGATGTTCGCCGACACCGAGCTGGACTTCTCCCTGGAGGTCTGCGAGGCGGTGATGGACGTCTGGCAGCCCGGCCCGGACCGGCCGATCACGCTGAACTTCCCGACCACGGTCGAGCGCAACACCCCCAACGTCTTCGCCGACCAGATCGAGTGGCTGGACCGCAACCTGTCGCGCCGCGAGGACGTCTGCCTGTCGGTGCACCCGCACAACGACCGCGGCACCGGGGTCGCCTCGGCCGAGCTCGCGGTGCTGGCCGGCGCGCAGCGCGTGGAGGGCTGCCTGTTCGGCAACGGCGAGCGGGCCGGCAACGTCTGCCTGGTGACGCTGGCGCTGAACCTGCACACCCACGGCGTCGACCCGGGGCTGGACCTGAGCGACCTGAACCGGATCCGGCGGACCGTGGAGTGGTGCAACGAGATGCCGGTGCACCCGCGGCATCCCTACGGCGGGGACATGGTCTACACCGCGTTCTCCGGTTCGCATCAAGATGCGATCAAGAAAGGCTTCGACGTACGGGCCCGGGCGCTCGCCGAGGGCGCCGACCCGGACCGGTTGCGCTGGGAGATCCCGTACCTGCCGCTGGATCCGCACGACGTGGGCCGTACCTACGAGTCGGTGGTCCGGATCAACAGCCAGTCCGGCAAGGGCGGCGTGGCCTACGTGCTGAGCAGCCGCCAGGGCCTGGAACTGCCCCGCGACCTGCGGATCGAGTTCGCCGCCACGGTCCAGGCCGCCGCCGACGAGCGGGGCCGGGAGATCGCCCCGGCCGAGATCGCCACGATGTTCCTGGACGAGTACGCCTCGCCGCGCTTCGTCACCGTCCCGGTCGCGTTCCGCAAGCCGGTGCCGACCGTCCTGCACGTGCAGGGCGACGGCTTCGCGGTCGGCGCGAGCCGGGCCGACGCGCTCGGCGACCTGGAGGAACACCTGGCGTCCTGGGGCATGCAGGTGCACGAGGTGCACCGGATCGGGGTCAGCGCCGCCGACTCGCGCCGCGACGACGTGGTCGTCTACGCCGAGTGCCGGATCGGGGCGCGCCGGGTGTGGGGGATGGGCACGGCCGCCGATCTGGACGGCGCCGCCCGGGCCGCGGTCCGCTCGGTGATCACCCGGGCGTTGCAGGGCGGGGCATCCCGCCGGACCCCTGAATCGCGCCGCTGGGAGCGCGCCGGCTGA
- a CDS encoding MFS transporter: MSTAAHARTLGPTLVLAMALPTSVLYSVGAVGSQITTTFDISRSALGALPAAVFATAAVLSLWSGGLVDRIGARAALFTLFGVAATAFLLMGLASGYAGLVAAMMLSGVGQAMSNPATNLAITERLEPGERAGAVGRKQAGVQLSALVVGLAAPLLTEVAGWRAVLLAGAPLAVAALVTTGWAVPVRPIARRAFTWRPARPNRYLALLMIFLAVLGCGVSGVATFTALYSQERLHQGPGVSAVLIAALGVAGVASRLLWSRHAAALPLLSPLLRRLALGAAASAVLIWSAAGLGPAVLWAGTVGVGATAVGANAVTMVLIVRDRRSGPLGPSSALLSLGFFTGFVAGPVPLGLITDHVGYGPAWLTVAALFLLAAALAGRVLRHERPDRPVRDLPARRDGRDDARPQLARADHRVH, translated from the coding sequence ATGAGCACGGCCGCGCACGCCCGGACGCTGGGTCCCACACTGGTCCTGGCGATGGCGTTGCCGACCTCGGTGCTCTACTCGGTCGGCGCGGTCGGCTCGCAGATCACCACGACGTTCGACATCTCCCGGTCCGCGCTGGGCGCGCTGCCCGCCGCGGTGTTCGCGACCGCGGCGGTGCTGTCGCTGTGGTCCGGCGGCCTGGTGGACCGGATCGGCGCGCGCGCCGCGCTGTTCACCCTCTTCGGCGTGGCCGCGACCGCGTTCCTGCTGATGGGGCTGGCCAGTGGCTATGCCGGGCTGGTGGCCGCGATGATGCTCAGCGGGGTCGGTCAGGCGATGTCCAACCCGGCCACCAACCTGGCGATCACCGAGCGGCTCGAACCCGGTGAGCGGGCCGGCGCGGTCGGCCGCAAACAGGCCGGGGTGCAGCTGTCGGCGCTGGTCGTCGGCCTGGCCGCGCCGCTGCTGACCGAGGTGGCCGGCTGGCGGGCGGTGCTGCTGGCCGGGGCGCCGCTGGCGGTGGCCGCGCTGGTCACGACCGGCTGGGCGGTGCCGGTGCGGCCGATCGCCCGGCGCGCGTTCACCTGGCGCCCGGCCCGGCCCAACCGCTATCTGGCGCTGCTGATGATCTTCCTGGCGGTGCTCGGTTGCGGGGTGTCCGGGGTGGCCACCTTCACCGCCCTCTACAGCCAGGAGCGGCTGCATCAGGGCCCGGGCGTGTCGGCCGTGCTGATCGCCGCGCTCGGCGTCGCCGGGGTCGCCTCGCGCCTGCTCTGGTCGCGGCACGCGGCGGCGCTGCCGCTGCTCAGCCCGCTGCTGCGCCGGCTGGCCCTGGGCGCCGCGGCCTCCGCGGTGCTGATCTGGAGCGCCGCCGGGCTCGGCCCGGCCGTGCTGTGGGCCGGCACGGTCGGGGTCGGCGCCACCGCGGTCGGCGCGAACGCGGTCACCATGGTGCTGATCGTGCGGGATCGGCGCAGTGGGCCGCTCGGCCCGTCGTCGGCGCTGCTGTCGCTGGGCTTCTTCACCGGTTTCGTGGCCGGTCCGGTCCCGCTCGGCCTCATTACCGACCATGTCGGGTACGGCCCGGCCTGGCTCACCGTGGCCGCCCTGTTCCTGCTGGCCGCGGCCCTGGCCGGCCGGGTGCTGCGCCACGAGCGCCCGGACCGGCCCGTCCGGGACCTACCGGCCCGCCGTGATGGCCGCGATGACGCGCGGCCGCAGCTCGCTCGCGCGGATCACCGCGTCCACTGA
- a CDS encoding carboxyl transferase domain-containing protein, with protein sequence MFERVAIINRGEAAMRLIHAVRDLAAETGRPIRTVALFTDEDETATFVRAADLAYPIGPAAARPYLDHAVLARALVETGADAAWVGWGFVAEDPAFAELCEKLGVTFVGPSAEAMRQLGDKIGSKLIAEKVGVPVAPWSRGEVATLADALRAGDEIGYPLMLKATAGGGGRGIRMVASAADLTDAYERTSQEALRAFGSGVVFLERLVTGARHVEVQVIADGQGTAWALGVRDCSVQRRNQKVIEESSSPVMSPAQAAELKESAVRLALEVGYRGAGTVEFLYHPGDRLFAFLEVNTRLQVEHPITELTTGTDLVRLQLHVAAGGRLTGEQPKESGHAVEARLNAEDPDRDFAPSPGRIARLGLPAGPGIRVDTGVSEGDRIPAAFDSMIAKIIAYGRDRDQALGRLRRAMADTTVIIEGGATNKSFVLDLLAQPEVIDGSADTGWIDRVRAQGRLVGHRHSAIALAAAAIEAYADAERADRDRLLATARGGRPQARHETGRPLELKLRGVGYRVLVARAGTDRFRVAISAGSGAARHAEVVSERHDEHTGRLTVNGQRFRVVSATHGPIHTVEVDGVTHRISRDEGGVVRAPAPALVVATPVAVGDEVAADAPILVLESMKMENVLRAPFRARVRECRVAVGGQVESGTPLMRLEPIGGESSGAAEIAPATVAIELPEQPDTRDDLRELRALLLGYDTDPEHRERALRGYRAAGGDRLPGELDLLTVFADLLELSRNRPGADPVTEPGDAVHSPREHFHGYLGGLDAERAGLPAGFRARLARVFAHYGVPDLDRTTQLEDAVFRIALAQQRIPDAEPIVAEVLRRWLAAPAPIDTGDAGRVLEHLIEATQVRFPALGDLARGVVFRWFAQPLLRRARARVYATARADLRHLDRQPDAPDRAERIDRLVAGSEPLVRLFGQRIGRPGRDHSALLEVQARRLYGPGEFTVREVGGRPYQIGSLLISAACTVDDLGDVLTGLAELADGGDADLYVAWPGRPDADAMARRLGILIAEHSVALRRITVVVAAAGGAVHQHFTFRFGAGGFTEDRLIRGLHPRLAERLRLPRLSGFELTRLPSADEEITLFRASARSNPADERLVATNQIRDLTPLRDDAGRLVALPTAEAAIASSLDAIRAVQAQRPAHQRFDTNRIVMYVWPPADLTRGDLAVLLRRILPTTAGAGLEEMLFIARRPGGGEVAVRIVLDPGQGARIEIGAPAEEPVAVLDGYRQKVLRAARRGTVYPYELVESLGSFREHDLDESHALVPVDRPRGTNTAALVAGVVTGRFTRVVLLGDPTKSLGALSEPECRRVIAALDLAEAMRVPLEWYSLSSGARISMDSGTENMDWVAAALKRIVEFTQAGGEINIVVAGINVGAQPYWNAEATMLMHTRGILIMTPDSAMVLTGKQSLDFSGGVSAEDNFGIGGYDRVMGPNGQAQYWAPNLTAARELLLAHYEHTYVVPGEAGPRPVPTADPVARDITDYPHLVDGSDFTTVGEIFSATSNPDRKKPFDIRTVMKALADQDHTVLERWAGMADAETAVVQDVHLGGIPVCLLGIESRSVPRRGFPPADGPDTYTAGTLFPQSSKKAARAINTASGNRPLVVLANLSGFDGSPESMRKLQLEYGAEIGRAIVNFSGPIVFVVISRYHGGAFVVFSKALNPNMTVLALEGSFASVLGGAPAAAVVFTGEVNRRTANDARVTALQAGVGAATGAERAERQVRLAELRAAVRAEKLGAVAAEFDRVHSIQRAVEVGSVDAVIRASELRPRVIAAITAGR encoded by the coding sequence GTGTTCGAACGTGTGGCGATCATCAACCGCGGCGAGGCGGCGATGCGGCTGATCCACGCCGTCCGCGACCTCGCCGCGGAGACCGGCCGGCCGATCCGGACCGTGGCCCTGTTCACCGACGAGGACGAGACGGCGACGTTCGTCCGGGCGGCCGACCTCGCGTACCCGATCGGCCCGGCCGCCGCTCGCCCCTACCTGGACCACGCCGTGCTGGCCCGGGCGCTGGTCGAGACCGGCGCCGACGCGGCCTGGGTGGGCTGGGGCTTCGTGGCCGAGGACCCGGCGTTCGCGGAGCTCTGCGAGAAGCTCGGGGTCACCTTCGTCGGGCCGAGCGCGGAGGCGATGCGCCAGCTCGGTGACAAGATCGGGTCGAAGCTGATCGCCGAGAAGGTGGGCGTGCCGGTCGCGCCGTGGAGCCGCGGCGAGGTGGCCACGCTGGCGGACGCGCTGCGCGCCGGCGACGAGATCGGCTATCCGCTGATGCTCAAGGCGACCGCCGGTGGCGGCGGGCGCGGCATCCGGATGGTCGCCTCGGCCGCCGACCTGACCGACGCGTACGAGCGGACCAGTCAGGAGGCGTTGCGCGCGTTCGGCTCCGGGGTGGTGTTCCTGGAACGCCTGGTCACCGGCGCCCGGCACGTCGAGGTGCAGGTCATCGCGGACGGGCAGGGCACCGCGTGGGCGCTGGGCGTACGGGACTGCTCGGTGCAGCGCCGCAACCAGAAGGTGATCGAGGAGTCGTCGTCGCCGGTGATGAGCCCGGCGCAGGCCGCCGAGCTCAAGGAGTCGGCGGTGCGGCTGGCGCTGGAGGTCGGCTACCGCGGGGCGGGCACGGTCGAGTTCCTCTACCACCCGGGCGACCGGCTGTTCGCGTTCCTGGAGGTCAACACACGGCTGCAGGTCGAGCACCCGATCACCGAGCTGACCACCGGCACCGACCTGGTCCGGCTGCAGCTGCACGTGGCCGCCGGCGGCCGGCTGACCGGCGAGCAGCCGAAGGAGTCCGGGCACGCGGTCGAGGCGCGGCTCAACGCCGAGGACCCGGACCGCGACTTCGCGCCGTCGCCCGGGCGGATCGCCCGGCTCGGTCTGCCGGCCGGCCCGGGCATCCGGGTGGACACCGGGGTCAGCGAGGGCGATCGGATCCCGGCGGCGTTCGACTCGATGATTGCCAAGATCATCGCGTACGGCCGGGACCGCGACCAGGCGCTGGGCCGGTTGCGCCGGGCGATGGCCGACACCACCGTGATCATCGAGGGTGGCGCCACCAACAAGAGTTTCGTGCTCGACCTGCTGGCGCAGCCGGAGGTGATCGACGGCAGCGCCGACACCGGCTGGATCGACCGGGTCCGCGCGCAGGGCCGGCTGGTCGGGCACCGGCACTCGGCGATCGCCCTGGCGGCCGCGGCGATCGAGGCGTACGCCGACGCCGAGCGCGCCGACCGGGACCGGCTGCTGGCCACCGCCCGGGGCGGGCGCCCGCAGGCCCGGCACGAGACCGGCCGCCCGCTGGAGCTCAAGCTGCGCGGCGTCGGCTACCGGGTGCTGGTGGCCCGGGCCGGCACCGACCGGTTCCGGGTCGCGATCAGCGCCGGCTCCGGCGCGGCCCGGCACGCCGAGGTGGTCAGCGAACGGCACGACGAGCACACCGGCCGGCTGACGGTCAACGGGCAGCGCTTCCGGGTGGTGTCGGCGACCCACGGGCCGATCCACACCGTCGAGGTGGACGGGGTGACCCACCGGATCAGCCGGGACGAGGGTGGCGTGGTGCGCGCCCCGGCCCCGGCCCTGGTGGTGGCGACCCCGGTGGCGGTCGGCGACGAGGTGGCCGCGGACGCCCCGATCCTGGTGCTGGAGAGCATGAAGATGGAGAACGTGCTGCGCGCGCCGTTCCGGGCCCGGGTCCGCGAGTGCCGGGTCGCGGTCGGCGGTCAGGTCGAGTCCGGGACGCCGCTGATGCGCCTGGAGCCGATCGGGGGCGAGTCGAGTGGCGCGGCCGAGATCGCGCCGGCGACCGTGGCGATCGAGCTGCCGGAGCAGCCGGACACCCGCGATGACCTGCGGGAGTTGCGCGCGCTGCTGCTCGGCTACGACACCGACCCGGAGCACCGCGAGCGGGCGCTGCGCGGGTACCGGGCGGCCGGCGGGGACCGGCTGCCGGGCGAGCTGGACCTGCTGACGGTCTTCGCCGACCTGCTGGAGTTGAGCCGCAACCGGCCCGGCGCCGACCCGGTGACCGAGCCGGGCGACGCGGTGCACAGCCCGCGCGAGCACTTCCACGGCTACCTGGGCGGCCTCGACGCGGAGCGGGCCGGTCTGCCCGCCGGCTTCCGGGCCCGGCTGGCCCGGGTCTTCGCCCACTACGGCGTGCCGGACCTGGACCGGACAACTCAGTTGGAGGACGCGGTCTTCCGGATCGCCCTGGCCCAGCAGCGGATCCCGGACGCCGAGCCGATCGTCGCCGAGGTGCTGCGGCGCTGGCTGGCCGCGCCCGCGCCGATCGACACCGGCGACGCCGGCCGGGTGCTGGAGCACCTGATCGAGGCCACCCAGGTGCGCTTCCCGGCGCTCGGCGACCTGGCCCGCGGCGTGGTGTTCCGCTGGTTCGCCCAGCCGCTGCTGCGCCGGGCCCGGGCCCGGGTCTACGCCACGGCCCGCGCCGACCTGCGGCACCTGGACCGGCAGCCGGACGCGCCGGACCGCGCCGAGCGGATCGATCGCCTGGTGGCCGGCTCGGAGCCGCTGGTCCGGCTCTTCGGGCAGCGGATCGGACGGCCCGGGCGCGATCATTCCGCGCTGCTGGAGGTGCAGGCGCGACGGCTCTACGGCCCGGGCGAGTTCACCGTGCGGGAGGTGGGCGGACGTCCGTACCAAATCGGAAGTTTGCTGATCTCGGCGGCGTGCACCGTCGACGACCTGGGCGATGTCCTGACCGGGCTGGCCGAGCTGGCCGACGGCGGCGACGCCGACCTGTATGTGGCCTGGCCGGGGCGCCCGGACGCGGACGCGATGGCGCGGCGGCTCGGGATCCTGATCGCCGAGCATTCGGTGGCGCTGCGCCGGATCACCGTCGTGGTCGCGGCGGCCGGCGGCGCGGTGCACCAGCACTTCACGTTCCGGTTCGGGGCCGGCGGCTTCACCGAGGACCGGCTGATCCGGGGCCTGCACCCGCGGCTGGCCGAGCGGCTGCGGCTGCCGCGGCTGAGCGGGTTCGAGCTGACCCGGCTGCCGTCCGCGGACGAGGAGATCACGCTGTTCCGGGCGAGCGCGCGCAGCAACCCGGCCGACGAGCGGCTGGTCGCGACGAACCAGATCCGCGACCTGACCCCGCTGCGCGACGACGCCGGCCGGCTGGTGGCGCTGCCGACGGCCGAGGCGGCGATCGCGTCGAGCCTGGACGCGATCCGCGCGGTGCAGGCGCAGCGGCCGGCGCACCAGCGCTTCGACACGAACCGGATCGTGATGTACGTCTGGCCGCCGGCCGACCTGACCCGCGGCGACCTGGCGGTGCTGCTGCGCCGGATCCTGCCGACGACCGCCGGGGCCGGGCTGGAGGAGATGCTGTTCATCGCGCGCCGGCCGGGCGGCGGTGAGGTGGCGGTGCGGATCGTGCTGGATCCGGGGCAGGGCGCGCGGATCGAGATCGGCGCGCCGGCCGAGGAGCCGGTGGCGGTGCTGGACGGCTATCGGCAGAAGGTGCTGCGGGCGGCGCGGCGCGGGACGGTCTACCCGTACGAGCTGGTCGAGTCGCTCGGCTCGTTCCGCGAGCACGACCTGGACGAGAGCCACGCGCTGGTGCCGGTCGACCGGCCCCGGGGCACCAACACCGCGGCCCTGGTCGCCGGCGTGGTCACCGGCCGTTTCACCCGGGTCGTGCTGCTCGGCGACCCGACGAAATCACTCGGGGCGCTGTCCGAGCCGGAGTGCCGCCGGGTGATCGCCGCGCTGGACCTGGCCGAGGCGATGCGGGTGCCGCTGGAGTGGTACTCGCTCTCCTCGGGCGCCCGGATCTCGATGGACTCCGGCACCGAGAACATGGACTGGGTGGCCGCGGCGCTCAAGCGGATCGTCGAGTTCACCCAGGCCGGCGGCGAGATCAACATCGTGGTGGCCGGGATCAACGTGGGCGCGCAGCCGTACTGGAACGCCGAGGCGACCATGCTGATGCACACCCGGGGCATTCTGATCATGACGCCGGACTCGGCGATGGTGCTGACCGGCAAGCAGTCGCTGGACTTCTCCGGCGGGGTGTCGGCCGAGGACAACTTCGGCATCGGCGGCTACGACCGGGTGATGGGGCCCAACGGGCAGGCGCAATATTGGGCGCCGAACCTGACGGCGGCTCGCGAGCTGCTGCTGGCGCACTACGAGCACACCTACGTCGTGCCCGGTGAGGCCGGTCCGCGCCCGGTGCCGACGGCCGATCCGGTCGCCCGCGACATCACCGACTACCCGCACCTGGTCGACGGCAGCGACTTCACCACCGTCGGCGAGATCTTCTCCGCGACATCAAACCCCGACCGCAAAAAACCCTTCGATATCCGTACGGTCATGAAGGCGCTCGCCGACCAGGACCACACCGTGCTGGAACGCTGGGCCGGAATGGCCGACGCCGAGACCGCGGTCGTGCAGGACGTCCACCTGGGTGGCATCCCGGTCTGTCTGCTCGGCATCGAGTCCCGATCGGTGCCGCGGCGCGGGTTCCCGCCGGCCGACGGGCCGGACACCTACACCGCCGGCACGCTGTTCCCGCAGTCGTCGAAGAAGGCCGCCCGGGCGATCAACACGGCCAGCGGCAACCGGCCCCTGGTCGTGCTGGCCAACCTGTCCGGCTTCGACGGCTCACCGGAATCGATGCGCAAACTGCAGCTGGAGTACGGCGCCGAGATCGGCCGGGCGATCGTCAACTTCTCCGGCCCGATCGTCTTCGTGGTCATCTCCCGCTACCACGGCGGCGCGTTCGTGGTCTTCTCCAAGGCACTGAACCCGAACATGACGGTGCTGGCGCTGGAGGGCTCGTTCGCCTCGGTGCTCGGCGGGGCCCCGGCCGCCGCCGTGGTCTTCACCGGCGAGGTCAACCGGCGCACCGCCAACGATGCGCGGGTCACCGCCCTGCAGGCCGGGGTCGGTGCCGCGACCGGCGCCGAGCGGGCCGAGCGGCAGGTCCGGCTCGCCGAGCTGCGCGCCGCGGTCCGGGCGGAGAAGCTGGGTGCGGTGGCGGCCGAGTTCGACCGGGTGCACAGCATCCAGCGGGCGGTCGAGGTCGGCTCAGTGGACGCGGTGATCCGCGCGAGCGAGCTGCGGCCGCGCGTCATCGCGGCCATCACGGCGGGCCGGTAG
- a CDS encoding hydroxyisourate hydrolase, which translates to MSVSAQALDGVYGKPAAGLRARLEHGVDGRWQAVGNAETDETGAIADFGTGRLARGPYRIVFDSDHYFAGLGVSAAYPEITVVFRVLSELHTCQIQVLMTPYSYSLYFGDRA; encoded by the coding sequence ATGAGCGTCTCGGCTCAGGCTCTGGACGGCGTCTACGGCAAGCCGGCGGCCGGCCTGCGGGCCCGCCTCGAACACGGGGTGGACGGCCGCTGGCAGGCCGTGGGCAACGCCGAGACCGACGAGACCGGCGCCATCGCCGACTTCGGGACGGGACGGCTCGCCCGTGGCCCGTACCGGATCGTCTTCGACAGCGACCACTACTTCGCCGGGCTCGGCGTGAGCGCCGCGTACCCCGAGATCACCGTGGTCTTCCGGGTTCTGAGCGAGCTGCACACGTGCCAGATCCAGGTGCTGATGACCCCGTACTCGTACTCGTTGTACTTCGGCGATCGGGCCTGA
- a CDS encoding AMP-binding protein translates to MLTLPAVLAPQLPSAPAREPVLRVIARRAARTPGLVAVDDRGYQYTYAQLWHAAARTRRDLVEAGVEPGDVVAVAAGRGAELLSAILGIWLSGAACLPVGPDDSGPLPVAGIRAAVVAPGARFPGGVPVVPLVEVVAAPTEPPYAPVPDGDAAALVSRVSRSATIRLTHDDLATLLDRCVADPRLAAGLIVLEFFLPLVRGDRLLIAPGRPSE, encoded by the coding sequence ATGCTCACGCTCCCGGCCGTTCTGGCCCCGCAACTACCGTCCGCACCCGCCCGTGAACCGGTGCTGCGGGTGATCGCCCGCCGCGCCGCGCGGACCCCGGGCCTGGTCGCGGTCGACGACCGTGGCTATCAGTACACGTACGCCCAGCTCTGGCACGCCGCCGCGCGGACCCGCCGGGACCTGGTCGAGGCCGGGGTGGAGCCCGGCGACGTGGTCGCGGTCGCCGCCGGCCGCGGCGCCGAGCTGCTGTCGGCGATCCTCGGGATCTGGCTCAGCGGCGCCGCCTGCCTGCCGGTCGGCCCGGACGACTCCGGCCCGCTGCCGGTCGCCGGGATCCGGGCCGCGGTGGTCGCGCCCGGCGCCCGCTTCCCGGGCGGCGTGCCGGTCGTGCCGCTGGTCGAGGTGGTCGCCGCGCCGACCGAGCCGCCGTACGCGCCGGTCCCGGACGGCGACGCCGCGGCGCTGGTGAGCCGGGTGTCGCGCTCGGCGACCATCCGGCTGACCCACGACGACCTGGCCACCCTGCTGGACCGGTGCGTCGCCGACCCGCGGCTGGCGGCCGGCCTGATCGTGCTGGAGTTCTTCCTGCCGCTGGTGCGCGGCGACCGGCTGCTGATCGCCCCCGGCCGGCCCTCCGAATGA